Proteins encoded in a region of the Novipirellula caenicola genome:
- a CDS encoding DUF480 domain-containing protein: MSDETSEEKPKPVALSRNARRVLGVLVEKAKTTPDSYPLTMSGLISGSNQKSNRSPQLQLDEDDVLTAIEELKRVGAAREVQGSGRATKYRHAAYEWFDVDSPGAAVMTELLLRGPQTLGEIRTRASRMYALEDLKATQEVVDSLIAKDLVEPLSPPGRGQTFAHKLYPPEERQYLEARLEKQAAASDTSSSPSPAKASNTAIDALIARLESVNERIDQLEKRIEELES, translated from the coding sequence ATGTCCGACGAAACGAGTGAAGAGAAGCCCAAACCAGTAGCCCTTTCGCGCAACGCCCGCCGTGTGTTGGGGGTGTTGGTGGAAAAGGCCAAAACGACCCCCGATAGCTACCCGCTAACGATGTCGGGACTGATCAGCGGCAGCAACCAAAAATCCAACCGTTCGCCTCAATTGCAGTTGGACGAGGACGATGTTCTTACCGCGATTGAAGAGCTAAAACGCGTCGGTGCGGCGAGGGAAGTCCAAGGCAGCGGACGAGCGACCAAGTACCGTCACGCAGCGTATGAGTGGTTCGATGTCGATAGCCCCGGTGCGGCCGTGATGACCGAACTGCTGCTTCGCGGGCCCCAAACCTTGGGCGAAATCCGCACGCGAGCTTCGCGGATGTATGCACTCGAAGACTTGAAGGCAACGCAAGAGGTCGTCGACTCGCTGATCGCCAAGGACCTTGTCGAACCGCTCTCGCCGCCCGGCCGTGGGCAAACGTTTGCACACAAACTGTATCCGCCCGAGGAACGTCAATACCTCGAAGCCCGGCTGGAGAAACAAGCCGCCGCATCGGACACGTCGTCTTCCCCGTCACCGGCCAAGGCCAGCAACACGGCGATCGATGCATTGATCGCGAGACTCGAATCGGTCAACGAGCGAATCGATCAACTCGAAAAACGCATCGAAGAACTCGAGTCGTAG
- a CDS encoding sulfatase, with amino-acid sequence MKRLLSCLSLALFCVISSLGVPLLSGAADRPNIVMAFADDWGCHASAYGRLKPGGLDDLVSTPHFDSVAEQGVLFTRAFVSAPSCTPCRSSLLSGQHFWRCGSASILQGAEWDFDIPTYPLLLEAAGYRIGHTYKVWSPGTPIDAPHGGTARGFNRSGRKFNGFSQNAMKGDDPEARKAELLDEVRGNLLSFLDPNGDQKVDGEAPFCYFFGPTNCHRKWVAGSGKTLWGINPDDFAGKIPPYLPDVPVVREDFADYFGEIQAFDAGLGVIIDELKRLGVYDNTILVVSGDHGFPGVTRGKCNLYDFGTHVPLAIRWPAGMKKQGRVVDDFVSLPDLAPTFLEAAGVAIPDTMTAKSLIPVLASEKSGSVDASRDAVFTGRERHVASAQPDYTPYPQRAIRTDRHLLIINFAPERWPMGSGPGFGEPATKMPKLANWREDTGVGFRDMDGSPTKAWIVMHRDSNPELFDFAFARRPRVELYDVQKDPHWMNNLAEDPESQPIRQQLESRLMSELKRTADPRVSDNVIFESAEFTKPYVRTKKK; translated from the coding sequence ATGAAACGACTGCTTTCTTGTTTATCACTCGCTCTGTTCTGCGTGATCTCGTCACTTGGCGTTCCGTTGCTCAGCGGTGCTGCCGATCGTCCCAATATCGTGATGGCGTTTGCCGACGATTGGGGGTGTCACGCCAGTGCGTATGGTCGCTTGAAACCAGGGGGACTAGATGATCTTGTCTCGACACCTCATTTTGATTCGGTTGCCGAGCAAGGTGTGTTGTTCACTCGCGCGTTTGTCAGCGCCCCGTCGTGTACGCCGTGCCGCAGTTCGTTGTTATCGGGGCAACATTTTTGGCGATGTGGATCGGCGTCGATCCTGCAGGGAGCCGAGTGGGATTTCGATATTCCCACGTACCCGCTGCTGTTGGAAGCGGCCGGTTACCGGATCGGTCACACGTACAAAGTCTGGAGCCCTGGAACGCCGATCGATGCACCGCATGGCGGGACGGCACGCGGGTTCAATCGCTCGGGACGCAAGTTCAATGGGTTTTCGCAGAATGCGATGAAGGGGGACGATCCAGAGGCTCGAAAAGCCGAGTTGTTGGACGAAGTTCGTGGCAATTTGCTCTCGTTTCTCGATCCAAACGGGGACCAAAAAGTCGATGGTGAAGCACCGTTTTGTTACTTCTTTGGACCCACGAATTGTCATCGTAAATGGGTTGCCGGCAGTGGCAAAACGTTATGGGGAATCAACCCCGATGATTTCGCAGGCAAGATTCCGCCGTACTTGCCCGATGTCCCCGTCGTTCGTGAAGACTTTGCCGATTACTTTGGTGAGATACAAGCGTTTGACGCGGGGTTGGGAGTGATCATCGATGAACTAAAGCGGCTGGGCGTTTACGACAACACGATCCTGGTGGTCAGCGGCGATCATGGTTTTCCCGGCGTCACGCGAGGCAAATGCAACTTGTATGATTTCGGCACTCACGTCCCGTTGGCGATTCGTTGGCCTGCGGGCATGAAAAAGCAAGGCCGCGTGGTGGATGATTTTGTTTCGCTGCCGGATCTTGCTCCCACCTTCTTAGAAGCGGCCGGGGTTGCGATTCCTGACACGATGACTGCGAAATCGTTGATTCCGGTGTTGGCAAGTGAAAAATCGGGTTCGGTCGATGCAAGCCGCGACGCCGTGTTCACCGGTCGTGAACGGCACGTTGCTTCCGCTCAGCCTGATTACACGCCGTATCCCCAACGGGCGATTCGCACCGATCGACATTTGTTGATCATCAACTTTGCACCGGAGCGATGGCCGATGGGCAGCGGGCCGGGGTTTGGCGAACCGGCCACAAAGATGCCAAAGCTTGCCAATTGGCGTGAGGACACGGGCGTCGGTTTTCGAGACATGGATGGCAGCCCCACCAAGGCTTGGATTGTGATGCATCGCGATTCGAATCCCGAGTTGTTCGATTTTGCCTTCGCCCGACGTCCACGCGTCGAGTTGTACGATGTCCAAAAGGATCCGCACTGGATGAACAACTTGGCGGAGGATCCCGAATCGCAACCGATACGCCAGCAGCTCGAGTCGCGGTTGATGTCCGAGCTCAAACGGACCGCCGATCCACGGGTGTCGGACAACGTGATTTTCGAGTCCGCGGAATTCACCAAGCCGTACGTGAGGACGAAAAAGAAATAG
- a CDS encoding ROK family protein — protein MSDTPNITDISDATAPFFWGIDIGGTSIKIGLVDDEGRTLAFERLPTRESEGPTAAMQRIAAVIQDIEGQLGISDKVRRVGLGAPGPMDLAAGYLVAPPQLPSWWDFPIRDTIAKMLERPVSFLNDANAAAYGEFWLGSGRNDQSMLLLTLGTGVGGGIIIEGELVNGTNSFGSECGHIVVDPSPTAQLCVWGGGRGQLEAYASASAVVQRTRQRLTEGAKSSLSGLLGGGDSELTAKRVYEAAKEGDPLALEIIDDTARWLGIGLTTLIHTLDPGSVVLGGAMNFGGANCCIGKRFLSKISEEFRVRTFENVFEGTTITFATLGGDAGYLGVAGYARRQYNKDHGVKK, from the coding sequence ATGTCTGATACCCCGAACATTACCGATATATCCGACGCCACGGCGCCCTTTTTCTGGGGCATCGATATTGGGGGCACCTCGATCAAGATCGGGTTGGTCGACGACGAAGGACGCACCTTGGCTTTCGAGCGGTTGCCGACCCGGGAATCCGAAGGCCCCACGGCGGCAATGCAGCGGATTGCGGCGGTGATTCAAGACATCGAAGGGCAACTTGGTATCTCGGATAAAGTGCGGCGAGTTGGATTGGGGGCACCGGGGCCGATGGACCTGGCGGCCGGCTACCTTGTCGCGCCGCCTCAGCTACCGAGTTGGTGGGACTTTCCGATTCGCGACACGATCGCAAAGATGCTCGAGCGGCCGGTTTCGTTTCTAAACGACGCCAATGCGGCGGCCTACGGCGAATTCTGGCTCGGTAGCGGGCGGAATGACCAATCGATGCTGCTGTTGACGCTCGGCACCGGCGTCGGTGGCGGGATCATCATCGAAGGTGAATTGGTCAACGGCACGAACAGTTTCGGTAGCGAATGTGGCCATATTGTCGTCGATCCCTCGCCCACGGCCCAGTTATGTGTGTGGGGCGGTGGACGAGGCCAACTCGAGGCCTATGCGTCGGCCAGCGCGGTGGTCCAGCGGACTCGGCAACGATTGACCGAGGGAGCCAAGAGTTCGCTAAGCGGTCTGCTTGGTGGCGGCGACAGCGAATTGACTGCGAAACGCGTTTATGAAGCCGCCAAAGAAGGGGACCCGTTGGCGTTGGAAATTATCGATGACACCGCCCGTTGGCTTGGGATTGGATTAACGACGTTGATTCACACCCTTGATCCCGGCTCTGTGGTGCTCGGTGGCGCCATGAACTTTGGCGGAGCGAATTGCTGTATCGGCAAGCGGTTTTTGTCCAAAATCTCAGAGGAATTTCGTGTTCGCACCTTCGAGAATGTGTTCGAGGGAACGACAATTACGTTCGCAACGCTGGGGGGCGACGCCGGATACTTGGGAGTCGCCGGTTACGCCCGACGTCAATACAACAAAGATCACGGCGTCAAAAAGTAA
- the lepA gene encoding translation elongation factor 4, whose protein sequence is MSAHIRNFCIIAHIDHGKSTLADRLLEHTGTVTLREMKSQLLDDLALERQRGITIKARAVTMRFKRGGKDYELNLIDTPGHVDFHYEVSRSLACCEGALLLVDAFQGVEAQTVANAYAAMEHELKIIPVINKIDLTHARPDEVAEEMMNSLGTDPDECVRVSAKTGVGVDELLDAIIERIPAPTGDPEAPLQAMVFDSNYDDFRGAITYIRVMNGTVRKGQKIRFLRAGSVHDVIELGRFAPARESCDELKAGQVGYLICNIKSLGDVHIGDTVGPAGKDLVQPLPGYSRPKRMVYCGLFPSDGQDFTELRDALERLSINDPSFEFEPETSEALGFGFRCGFLGLLHMEIVQQRLENESDVDLVQTAPNVTYEVVNKRGETLTIHKPQDVPDPGDIEEFRQPIVRCSVIVPNDFIGAVMKLCQERRGIQKSQEYLGAQRAMLTYDIPLAEVVYDLHDKIKSCTKGYGTLDYEMVGYEPADLCRMDIMVNGNRVDALSVVCHRADADRRGRAVAKKLKAEIERHMFEVAVQAAIGSRVIARETVPAMRKNVTAKCYGGDITRKRKLLQKQKEGKKRMKAIGNVEISQKAFMAVLSDSEGG, encoded by the coding sequence ATGTCAGCCCACATTCGTAACTTTTGCATTATCGCCCACATCGACCACGGCAAGAGCACCTTGGCGGATCGCTTGTTGGAGCATACCGGCACCGTCACGCTGCGTGAAATGAAATCGCAGTTGCTTGATGATCTGGCGCTCGAGCGTCAACGCGGGATCACGATCAAGGCACGAGCGGTGACCATGCGATTCAAGCGTGGCGGCAAGGATTACGAACTGAACCTGATCGACACGCCCGGTCACGTCGACTTTCACTACGAAGTCTCGCGGTCGTTGGCGTGTTGCGAAGGCGCGCTGTTGTTGGTCGATGCGTTTCAAGGGGTCGAGGCGCAAACGGTGGCCAATGCCTACGCAGCGATGGAGCACGAATTGAAGATCATCCCGGTGATCAACAAGATCGACTTGACGCATGCGCGGCCCGACGAAGTGGCCGAAGAAATGATGAATTCCTTGGGAACCGATCCCGATGAGTGTGTCCGAGTCAGTGCAAAAACTGGGGTCGGCGTCGATGAATTGTTGGACGCGATCATCGAGCGAATTCCCGCGCCGACCGGCGATCCTGAAGCTCCGCTTCAAGCGATGGTCTTCGATTCCAACTATGACGATTTCCGTGGTGCGATCACGTATATCCGCGTGATGAACGGCACGGTTCGCAAAGGCCAAAAGATTCGCTTCTTGCGAGCGGGTTCGGTGCATGATGTGATCGAGTTGGGGCGTTTTGCACCCGCACGCGAATCGTGCGACGAACTAAAGGCCGGCCAAGTAGGCTACTTGATCTGCAACATCAAAAGTCTTGGTGACGTGCATATCGGCGACACGGTGGGACCGGCGGGCAAAGACCTCGTGCAGCCTCTGCCCGGCTATTCACGCCCCAAACGAATGGTTTATTGCGGGTTGTTCCCGAGCGATGGCCAAGATTTCACCGAGCTGCGTGATGCACTCGAGCGGTTGTCGATCAATGATCCCAGCTTTGAATTTGAACCCGAAACCAGCGAAGCCCTTGGGTTCGGGTTCCGCTGTGGCTTCCTCGGTTTGTTGCACATGGAAATTGTGCAGCAGCGATTGGAAAACGAATCGGACGTGGACTTGGTGCAAACCGCACCGAACGTCACGTACGAAGTCGTCAACAAACGGGGCGAGACATTGACGATCCACAAACCGCAAGACGTTCCGGATCCAGGGGACATCGAAGAATTCCGCCAACCGATCGTTCGCTGTAGCGTGATCGTGCCCAACGATTTCATCGGCGCAGTGATGAAGCTTTGCCAAGAGCGTCGGGGAATCCAGAAGTCGCAAGAGTACCTCGGTGCCCAACGCGCGATGTTGACGTACGACATCCCGCTGGCCGAAGTCGTTTACGATTTGCACGACAAGATCAAAAGCTGCACCAAAGGCTACGGCACGCTCGATTACGAGATGGTTGGATACGAACCCGCTGATCTTTGCCGGATGGACATCATGGTCAACGGCAACCGTGTCGACGCGCTCAGCGTGGTGTGTCACCGTGCGGATGCCGATCGTCGCGGTCGAGCGGTGGCGAAAAAATTAAAAGCCGAGATCGAACGCCACATGTTCGAAGTCGCGGTGCAAGCGGCAATTGGAAGCCGCGTGATCGCTCGCGAGACCGTTCCTGCAATGCGAAAAAACGTGACTGCGAAATGTTACGGCGGTGACATTACGAGAAAGCGTAAATTGCTGCAGAAGCAAAAAGAGGGCAAGAAGCGAATGAAGGCGATTGGCAACGTTGAAATCAGCCAAAAAGCCTTTATGGCCGTATTGAGCGACTCCGAAGGAGGTTAA
- a CDS encoding ammonium transporter — MAADSPGTLSIDEPLASDSEVAEATPAELEEKIAAAALAGHNAWMLTSCALVLFMTAPGLAMFYGGLVRRKNVLSVLMQCIFLMGMMTVLWAVVGYSLSFGGSGAWVGNFDYLFMNGVQRYWSDAAGGPVTPMYTEDIQIPMLTHMLFQGMFFIITPALICGAFAERMKFSAMAVFSLLWGLLIYCPLCHWVWDGGILAYGSEHALAGGALDFAGGTVVHISSGISALVAAILIGPRMGYLREPIQPHNLAFTALGAAMLWVGWFGFNAGSELLSDDLTSSAFAVTHFSAAAGALAWVLTEWCILKKPTVLGASSGAVAGLVCITPAAGFVQPMPALLMGALAGVVCYFACSKLKHALRYDDALDAFGVHGVGGTLGAVLTGIFATRACWNIAGESKLGLIESGDPSLLIGQVVAIVVTYAFAGVGSLILLKLIDAVIGLRVHAESEQRGLDITDHGEEGYTFA, encoded by the coding sequence GTGGCGGCGGATAGTCCCGGAACCCTTTCCATCGACGAACCACTTGCCTCGGATTCCGAGGTCGCTGAGGCTACCCCGGCTGAACTGGAGGAAAAAATTGCTGCAGCCGCGTTGGCCGGCCACAACGCGTGGATGTTGACCAGTTGTGCGTTGGTGCTGTTCATGACCGCGCCTGGTTTGGCGATGTTCTACGGAGGTTTGGTTCGCCGCAAAAATGTGCTCAGCGTTTTGATGCAGTGCATCTTTCTGATGGGCATGATGACGGTGCTGTGGGCTGTGGTCGGATACTCGTTGTCCTTTGGCGGTTCCGGTGCTTGGGTTGGCAACTTTGACTATCTGTTTATGAACGGGGTGCAGCGCTACTGGAGCGATGCTGCCGGTGGTCCGGTCACACCGATGTACACCGAGGATATTCAGATCCCAATGCTCACCCACATGCTGTTTCAAGGCATGTTCTTTATCATCACTCCGGCACTGATCTGTGGAGCGTTCGCCGAGCGAATGAAGTTCAGCGCGATGGCCGTTTTCTCGTTGCTATGGGGTTTGCTGATTTATTGCCCGTTGTGCCACTGGGTCTGGGACGGCGGCATCTTGGCGTACGGTTCGGAGCACGCATTGGCAGGCGGCGCACTCGATTTCGCCGGCGGCACGGTGGTGCACATCAGTAGCGGAATTTCGGCATTGGTTGCCGCCATTTTGATCGGGCCTCGTATGGGGTATCTGCGAGAACCGATCCAACCTCACAATCTTGCCTTCACCGCGTTGGGCGCTGCGATGCTGTGGGTAGGCTGGTTCGGTTTCAACGCAGGCAGCGAATTGTTGTCTGATGATTTGACCAGCAGTGCATTTGCCGTCACTCACTTTTCCGCCGCCGCCGGTGCATTGGCGTGGGTGCTGACCGAATGGTGCATCCTGAAGAAACCGACCGTGCTGGGCGCAAGCAGCGGCGCGGTCGCTGGTTTGGTTTGCATCACTCCGGCTGCTGGGTTTGTGCAACCCATGCCGGCGTTGTTGATGGGCGCCCTGGCAGGTGTCGTTTGCTACTTTGCTTGTAGTAAGCTGAAACACGCGTTGCGATACGATGATGCACTTGACGCGTTTGGCGTCCACGGTGTCGGCGGTACGCTCGGGGCTGTGTTGACAGGCATTTTTGCCACACGAGCGTGTTGGAATATCGCGGGTGAAAGCAAGCTAGGATTGATCGAAAGCGGTGATCCGAGTTTGTTGATCGGCCAAGTGGTCGCCATCGTCGTCACGTATGCATTCGCGGGAGTCGGCAGTTTGATTCTGCTGAAATTGATCGACGCCGTCATTGGGTTACGTGTCCACGCCGAGAGCGAGCAACGTGGTTTGGACATTACCGACCATGGCGAAGAAGGTTACACGTTCGCTTAG
- a CDS encoding MFS transporter, with product MDRDDRGRNKVKTLAGAFAARTLTSSSAWAPLQIPLYRAFWFASLASNLGTWIHEVGAGWLMASLDPSPEMVAAVRTVMAAPIIFLAIPVGVLGDRIDRRRMLIGTQFVLCACTATLASLTFSDMITAKLLLVFTFVIGLGMVVHVPIWQASIPELVPKTQLARAVALGSISFNLARAVGPALGGILIAMAGVWTAFAINALSFAGVLTVLLSWKRTRRESSRGLSFRLSLYQGLRYVAKTVAMRHTILGVVLFVLPGSALWSLLPLVAKQHLGWGASGFGFLVGCVGVGAVFAAWTLPHFQRHRGADQTIAIAMVGFAIGLATLANTTGTAIVCVATLLMGATWMMTLTTLNSTAQMTLPARMRARGMGCYLTAMAFSMTTGSIVWGQLAEATSITTAQTTAAAILTITAAVSLLFRVGDT from the coding sequence ATGGATCGAGATGACCGCGGTCGGAACAAGGTTAAGACGTTGGCCGGTGCATTCGCCGCCCGTACCCTGACATCGTCGTCGGCTTGGGCCCCGCTGCAAATCCCACTGTACCGCGCGTTTTGGTTTGCATCGCTCGCTTCGAATCTTGGCACTTGGATTCACGAAGTGGGAGCGGGGTGGCTGATGGCCAGCTTGGACCCCTCGCCGGAAATGGTGGCCGCCGTACGAACCGTGATGGCGGCTCCGATTATTTTTTTAGCCATTCCCGTCGGTGTGTTGGGCGACCGCATCGATCGCAGACGAATGCTGATCGGCACACAATTTGTCCTTTGTGCCTGCACTGCGACGCTGGCGTCGCTGACCTTTAGCGACATGATCACCGCCAAACTGCTGTTGGTGTTCACATTTGTCATTGGCTTGGGCATGGTCGTGCACGTCCCGATCTGGCAGGCATCGATCCCCGAGCTGGTTCCCAAAACCCAGCTCGCTCGCGCGGTGGCGCTGGGCAGCATCAGCTTCAATCTCGCGCGTGCAGTCGGTCCGGCCTTGGGCGGCATCTTGATTGCAATGGCCGGCGTGTGGACCGCGTTCGCGATCAACGCCTTGTCGTTCGCCGGAGTGTTGACCGTTTTATTGTCATGGAAACGAACACGCCGTGAATCGTCGCGTGGATTGTCGTTTCGCTTGTCGCTGTATCAAGGGCTTCGCTACGTTGCCAAAACCGTGGCAATGCGGCACACAATCCTCGGGGTGGTGTTGTTCGTGTTGCCCGGCAGTGCGCTGTGGTCGCTGTTGCCATTGGTGGCAAAACAACATCTCGGCTGGGGTGCCAGCGGGTTTGGTTTCCTGGTGGGCTGCGTCGGTGTCGGAGCGGTGTTTGCCGCATGGACACTGCCTCATTTCCAACGGCATCGTGGCGCTGACCAAACGATTGCCATCGCGATGGTCGGTTTTGCAATCGGATTAGCCACGCTCGCCAACACCACCGGAACGGCGATCGTATGCGTCGCCACCTTGCTGATGGGTGCGACGTGGATGATGACATTGACGACGTTAAACTCCACCGCTCAGATGACACTTCCTGCTCGCATGCGAGCCCGCGGCATGGGATGCTATTTGACGGCGATGGCGTTTTCGATGACCACCGGATCGATCGTGTGGGGTCAACTCGCCGAAGCAACGTCGATCACGACCGCACAAACGACCGCAGCCGCGATCTTGACGATCACGGCTGCAGTGAGTTTGTTATTCCGCGTCGGTGATACCTAA
- the nth gene encoding endonuclease III: MKKQERADRVRQKLSQLYPNPPIPLDHTDEFTLLIAVLLSAQCTDKKVNEVTPELFAAAGTPQAMVELGQEEILRLIRPIGLSTNKSKAIYKLSQLLLERHQGKVPRTFAELEALPGVGHKTASVVMAQAFGVPAFPVDTHIHRLAQRWGLSSGKSVVDTERDLKKLFPESSWNDLHLQIIYYGREHCTARGCDGTKCGLCVELYPNRKKAVIWNKP; this comes from the coding sequence GTGAAGAAACAGGAACGAGCCGACCGTGTGCGGCAAAAACTCAGTCAGCTGTACCCGAATCCCCCCATCCCGCTGGACCACACCGATGAGTTCACGCTGTTAATTGCGGTCTTGTTGAGTGCGCAGTGCACCGACAAGAAGGTCAACGAAGTGACGCCCGAATTGTTCGCTGCCGCGGGCACGCCTCAGGCCATGGTAGAGTTGGGGCAAGAAGAAATCTTGCGTTTGATTCGTCCGATTGGTTTGTCGACCAACAAATCCAAAGCCATCTACAAGTTGTCGCAACTGTTGCTCGAACGCCATCAAGGCAAGGTGCCGCGAACCTTTGCCGAGCTCGAAGCACTACCCGGCGTTGGACACAAAACGGCATCGGTCGTGATGGCTCAAGCATTCGGGGTTCCGGCGTTCCCCGTGGACACTCACATCCATCGACTCGCACAGCGATGGGGGCTGTCCAGCGGCAAGAGTGTGGTTGATACCGAGCGGGACTTGAAAAAGTTGTTTCCAGAATCGTCGTGGAACGATCTGCATCTGCAAATCATCTACTACGGTCGCGAGCACTGCACCGCGCGAGGCTGCGACGGCACCAAATGCGGGCTGTGTGTCGAGCTATATCCCAATCGCAAAAAAGCCGTCATCTGGAACAAACCCTAG